The DNA sequence GCGATCGCGGCGGCGGCCGAGCACGTCGAGGCGGCGCATGGGCCGGTCGACATTCTGGTCGCCAATGCCGGTGCGGCGGCCTCCGGGCCCTTCGACAAGACCGAACGGGCGACCTGGGATGCCATGCTGGCCGTCAACCTGACCGGCGTCTGGCTGACCACGCGTGCCTTCCTGCCCGGCATGGTGAAGCGCCGGTCGGGCCGCGTCATAGCGATCGCCTCAACCGCGGGGCTGGTCGGCTATCCCTATGTCGCCGCCTATGTGGCCGCCAAGCATGGCGTGGTCGGGCTGGTGCGCGCGCTGGCGCTGGAGGTCGCGCGCAAGGGCGTCACCGTCAACGCGGTCTGCCCGGGCTTCACCGACACGGAACTGATCGCCCAGTCGGTCGCCACCATCGTGGCCAAGACCGGCCGCAGCGCCGACGAAGCGCGGGCGGAACTGGCGAAATCGAACCCGATGGGTCGCCTGGTCACGCCCGGGGAGGTCGCCGACGCGATCCTCTGGCTCGCCGGATCCGGCGCCGCATCGATCAACGGACAGGCGATCGCGGTCGCCGGTGGGGAGGTGATGACCGGATGAGCGAACAATCGGCACTGGGGGCCATGCTGCGGCCGTTCAAGGACTATCAGGCGCGCCACTTCGTGTTCGATGCGCCGGGTGACGGCCGGGTCGCGACCATCCGGCTCAACCGGCCGGACAAGAAGAATCCGCTGACCTTCGACTCCTATGCCGAGCTGCGCGACCTGTTCCGCGACCTCGTCTATGCCTCCGACGTGCGCACGGTGGTGCTGACCGGCGAGGGCGGCAATTTCTGTTCCGGCGGCGACGTGTTCGAGATCATCGAGCCGCTGACCCGCATGGCCATGCCGGACCTGCTCGCCTTCACGCGCATGACCGGCGACGTGGTCAAGGCGATGCGCCGCTGCCCGCAGCCGATCATCGCCGCGGTCGACGGCATCTGCGCCGGTGCCGGCGCGATCCTGGCCATGGCGTCGGACCTGCGCTACGCGACGCCGGAGGCCAAGACCGCGTTCCTGTTCACCCGCGTCGGCCTCGCCGGCGCCGACATGGGTGCCTGCGGCTATCTCCCGCGCATCATCGGCCAGGGCCGGGCG is a window from the Prosthecodimorpha staleyi genome containing:
- a CDS encoding SDR family NAD(P)-dependent oxidoreductase, whose amino-acid sequence is MTLPLANRHAFITGAGSGIGAAAAVALAAAGATVTLAGRRLEPLQAVAGSLGARAGAIVTLDVTDEAAIAAAAEHVEAAHGPVDILVANAGAAASGPFDKTERATWDAMLAVNLTGVWLTTRAFLPGMVKRRSGRVIAIASTAGLVGYPYVAAYVAAKHGVVGLVRALALEVARKGVTVNAVCPGFTDTELIAQSVATIVAKTGRSADEARAELAKSNPMGRLVTPGEVADAILWLAGSGAASINGQAIAVAGGEVMTG
- a CDS encoding enoyl-CoA hydratase family protein; protein product: MSEQSALGAMLRPFKDYQARHFVFDAPGDGRVATIRLNRPDKKNPLTFDSYAELRDLFRDLVYASDVRTVVLTGEGGNFCSGGDVFEIIEPLTRMAMPDLLAFTRMTGDVVKAMRRCPQPIIAAVDGICAGAGAILAMASDLRYATPEAKTAFLFTRVGLAGADMGACGYLPRIIGQGRAAELLFTGRAMTAAEGHAWGFYNRLVPAAELEAAAGDLARSLADGPWFAHGITKTMMNQEWAMGIEEMIESEAQAQAVCMATGDFRRAFEAFAAKRKPVFEGN